The following is a genomic window from Marinobacter sp. NP-4(2019).
AGTGTTGGACAAGAAGCTGGGTGTGATGGACCTGACAGCGATCTGTCTGGCCCGTGATCATGGTATGCCGCTGCGGGTGTTTGATATGAATCGCCCCGGCGCACTGACTCGCATCGTGACCGGGGAAAAAGAAGGTACACTGATCGAATAAAGTGGTTGATCCGGTCGGCAGTTAGCGGCCGGAGAACGGACTGACATGAAAAACGAATTGAGGATGCTCCAGTGATCAATGACATCAAATCCGAAGCTGAGAAGAAAATGAAGAAGAGCATCGACGCTCTGCACTCAGCCTTCAATAAAATCCGTACCGGTCGTGCCCATCCGGCCATTCTCGACAGCGTCATGGTGAACTACTATGGCCAGGAAACGCCTTTGAAGCAGGTTGCCAGTGTAAATGTCGAAGACAACCGCACACTGACTGTTTCACCGTGGGAAAAGAACCTCGTGCCGGCGATTGAAAAGGCAATCATGACCTCGGACCTGGGCCTGAATCCGGCGACCAGCGGCGATATCATCCGCGTACCGATGCCCATGCTGACCGAAGAAACCCGCAAGGAAATGGTCAAGCAGGCAAAAGCCGACGCTGAACACGGCCGGGTCTCTATCCGTAATGCGCGCCGTGATGCGAACTCCATGTTGAAAGACCTGCTCAAAGAAAAGGAAATCAACGAGGACGAAGAGCGCAAGGGCGAGGAAGAGATCCAGAAACTGACGGATCGCTACATTGCCGACGTCGAAAAGATGCTTAAAGCCAAAGAAGAGGACTTGATGGCTGTCTGATCAGCCTCATCTCTTTCGGATAAAACGAACAGCCGATGCCGATCCATCGGCTGTGCAGGGGACTTCATGACGGAAACTGTATCCGCAGAGATTCCGGTGTCGGCTGATGGTCGGCCCCGGCATGTGGCCATTATCATGGATGGTAACAATCGCTGGGCGAAAGAGCGCCAGTTGAAGGGGGTAGCGGGCCATAAGGCGGGCGTGAATGCGGTCAAGTCTGTTGTGGAGACCTGCGCCCGTGAGGGCGTCGAGGTCCTCACCCTGTTTGCCTTTTCCAGTGAGAATTGGCGGCGGCCAAAAGACGAAGTATCGGCCCTGATGCGTCTCTTCCTGTTCGCTCTGGAGCGGGAGGTAAAAAAACTCCATCGCAACAATATCCGGCTACGGATTATTGGTGACCGGACGGCGTTCAGCCCCGCGTTACAGGAACACATGGAGAAGGCGGAAGAGCTCACCCGCCATAACACCCTGATGACATTGGTCATAGCTGCCAATTACGGTGGTCACTGGGACATAACGCAGGCAACCAGGCAGGTTGCGGAGAAGGTCCGGGCAGGGGAGTTGGAACCGTCGGATGTGACCGATGGCCTGATTCAGCAACATCTCTCAATAGGCGACTTGCCCATGCCGGACCTGATGATCCGGACAGCGGGCGAGCAACGCATCAGCAATTTCATGCTTTGGCACCTGGCATACACTGAGCTGTACTTTTCCCCGGTTTACTGGCCCGACTTCCTTGAGGACGAAATGAAGGAAGCGCTGAAGGCCTATGCCGGCCGGCAGCGGCGATTTGGCCAGACCGACGACCAGATTGCCAGCCGCCAACCGGAACAATAACGACAAGACAGCGAACTTTATTGTGCTAAAAACCAGAATCATAACTGCGCTTATCCTTGCTCCTATTGCCATTGGCGGAATCTTCTTTTTACCGCCGCTGGGTTTTGCCCTGTTTACCGGTGCCATCATCACCATTGGTGCCTGGGAGTGGGCCAACATGTCCGGGGTAACCGCCCCGGTAGCCCGTGTGGCCTATGCCGGCGTGGTTGCCGCCGTCCTGTACGCATTACTCGATGTGCCTGCTGTTGCCGTACTCTGGCTGGCTGTTATCTGGTGGGTCGTCTGTTTCCTGATGGTGCGTAGTTACCCGAAAGGGGCCGATCATTGGGGGGCGTTACCTGTGAGGGCGATCATGGGGTTGTTGGTACTGGTTCCGGCGTGGGTCGGGTTAAATCACCTGCGGACTGGGACCTTCCAGTTTGGTGATGTTGCCAACAACTTGCTCGTAATCCTTTATGTGTTCTGTGTGGTCTGGGTTGCTGATATTGGTGCCTATTTCGCAGGCAGGGCATTTGGCAAAGCCAAGCTGGCCCCACGAGTCAGCCCGGGTAAGTCCTGGGCGGGTGTCTGGGGTGGCCTGGCAGCGGTGGCGGTCTTTGCGGTCATTGTCAGCCAGCTGGCCTCAGCGTCCGTTGATCAGACAGTGCTGTTGGTGATTGCGAGCCTGGTGACCGGGTTGGTGTCTGTGTTGGGAGACCTTCTGGAAAGCATGCTCAAGCGTTTTCGCGGTATCAAGGACAGCAGTCAGTTGCTTCCGGGGCATGGTGGTATCATGGACCGTATTGACAGCCTGACGGCCGCCATCCCGGTTTTTGCGCTGATCATAACCCAACTCGGCTGGCTGGCGGCTGGTAACTGGTGAGCGGTTTTATGCGCCATATAACCATCCTTGGAGCTACGGGATCGATCGGCCTGAGCACACTGGATGTGATTCGCCGGCACCCTGAGCGATTTCGTGTCCATGCCCTCACTGCCAGTACCCGGGTTGAGGACATGGCGATCTTGTGCCGTGAATTCCAGCCCGCCTATGCCGTCATGGCGGATGCTGACGCGGCAAATCAGCTGGCGGACGCGATTCCGGAACTTCCGACGACGGTACTGAGTGGCGAGTCGGGGCTTTGCCAGGTAGCCAGTTCCAGTGAAGTGGACACGGTAATGGCAGCCATCGTGGGGGCCGCCGGGCTTCCCCCAACCCTCTCTGCGGTACGGTCGGGCAAGCGCGTACTGTTGGCCAACAAGGAAGCGCTGGTCATGTCCGGCCGGTTGTTCATGGATGCGGTGGCCGAGTCTGGCGCGGAGCTGCTTCCGATCGACAGTGAGCATAACGCGATTTTTCAGTGTATGCCGGCGGATCGGATTCGGGATCCCGAAGGGGCGGGTATCACCCGTATCCTGCTCACCGCGTCGGGTGGCCCGTTTCGGGAACACTCTGAAGAGGACCTTAAAAGGGTCTCTCCGGCACAAGCCTGCGCCCATCCCAACTGGTCCATGGGACAGAAAATCTCCGTGGATTCCGCCACCTTGATGAACAAGGGGCTTGAGCTGATAGAAGCTTGCTGGCTGTTCAACACCGATCCTTCGCGGATCGAGGTACACGTTCATCCCGAGAGTATTATCCATTCGATGGTCGAGTACGCCGATGGGTCGGTCCTGGCGCAATTGGGTAGCCCCGATATGCGGACACCCATTGCCAATGGCCTGGCCTGGCCGGAGCGAATTGATGCCGGGGTGGCACCGCTGGACCTGTTCTCTATCGGCCGCTTCCATTTCGAGCGGCCGGATATGCAGCGGTTTCCCTGTCTGAGGTTGGCGGCAGAAGCTTTCCAGTCCGGCGGGACGGCTCCAGCCGTATTGAATGCCGCCAATGAGGAGGCGGTTGCAGCGTTTTTGGCTGGTGCCCTTTGCTTTACCGATATCCCCGTTATTATAGAGCGCACCCTGACGGCAACCGAGGTAGTATCTGCCGACAGTTTTGAAACCATATTCGCGAAAGATGCTGAAGCCCGCAGGTTTGCCCGGGAACAGATACGATTGCTGACTGTCTGATTTACGTCGTCGGATTGTTGGAATGATCGCCAACTATTGAGAGCGTTATGCAACTAGTTCAAACCGTTCTGGCACTGGCTCTGACATTGGGCATACTGGTGACCCTTCATGAGTATGGTCATTTCTGGGTGGCCAGGCGCTGTGGGGTCAAAGTACTGCGTTTTTCCGTTGGTTTCGGGAAGCCGATGTTTTCCTGGTATGACCGTCACGGTACAGAGTTTGCGATTGCCGCCATCCCCCTCGGCGGCTACGTCAAAATGCTGGATGAGCGCGAAGGGCCGGTTCCTGAGGAGCTTCGTGACCAGGAATTTACCTCCAAGCCTCCTTCCCGACGGATTGCCATTGCCGCTGCCGGGCCAGTCGCGAATTTCCTCTTTGCCATTGCTGCTTACTGGTTGCTGAGTGTCGTCGGTTTTACGACTGTGGCGCCCATCGTTGGCGATGTGAAGCCGGATAGTGTCGCGGAGCGCATGGGACTGGTTGAGGGAATGGAGATCCACGAAGTGGATGGCCGCAGAGTGACTTCGTGGCGGGATATCAACATGCGTCTGCTTGAGCGGGCAGGTGAGCATGGCGATGTGGTTCTGACTGTCAGCGACAGTGGCAGCCGTGGAGAGTTGTCCACCTCGCTTGATGGCTGGCGTCTGAATGACGACAATCCCAATCCCCTGGGCGAGTTCGGAATTCAGCCCTGGCGACCTGCAATTCCTGCAGTGCTGGATGAAATCAGCCAGGGGGGTGCTGCAGAAGCGGCCGGGCTGCAATCCGGAGACCGGGTTGTTGCCGTGGACGGGGAGCCTGTAGAGGACTGGTTTGCGCTGGTAGACATTATCCAGAGTTCCCCCGCATCTGCATTGGTCGTAACCGTTGAGCGTGAGGGCAAGCGCCTGGACCTTCGGGTAACGCCGGAATTGAAAACCACCGACAGCGGTGAGGAAATTGGTTTTGTAGGTGCCGGTGTGGCTCAGGTAAGCTGGCCGGACGAGGTGCTGCGGGACGTACGGTTCGGTCCCTTGGCCGCGGTGCCTAATGCCATCGGCGAGACTTGGGCAGATACCCGCCTGACGTTGGTTGCGATCAAAAAGATGGTCACCGGGCTGTTGTCACCCACCAATCTCAGCGGCCCGATTACCATTGCCCGGGTCGCGGAAGCCAGTGTCAGCTCCGGCTTCGAAGATTTCATACGCTTCCTGGCTTACCTGAGCGTGAGTCTGGGGGTGCTGAACCTGCTTCCCATACCAATACTTGATGGTGGTCACATCGTTTATTACACCATCGAAGCCATCCGCCGTAAGCCGCTTTCCGAGCAGGTTCAGGCGCTTGGATTACGGATTGGTATGGTATTGATTCTCACATTAATGGTGTTTGCTCTTTACAACGACCTGATGCGGTTGTGAGAATTGCGAGCTCCTTACGCGCATTAACAGGCGAAATGACTGAATGAGACGTTCTCTTCTAGGTGTAGCCATAGGTCTGGCAATTGCCGGCACGGGCATGAGTGCAGCGCACGCTGACGAATTCACGGTTTCCGATATTGAGGTAGAGGGCCTGCAGCGGGTATCCGCAGGCACCGTATTTTCTTCCTTCCCGGTCGACATCGGGGAGCCGGTGGATGAAGCCGAACTGGCGGGAGCGATCAAGGATCTGTTCCGTACCGGGCTGTTTACGGATATTGAAGCAAGCCGGGACGGTGGTGTTCTGATCCTGACCGTTCGGGAGCGTCCTTCTATCACGTCTATTGAAATTGAAGGCAACAAGAATATTGAAACGGATATGCTCATGGATGCGCTGTCCGGAGCCGGGCTCGAGGAAGGTCAGGTGTTTCGCCGGGCTACCCTGGAGCGTCTGGAGCTTGAGATCCTTCGATCTTATATCAGCCAGGGGCGTTACAACGCCCGGGTAAAGGCAACGGCAGAAGAATTACCCCGCAACCGGGTCGCCATCCGTCTTGAGATCAATGAAGGGGATGTGGCGGCCATCCAGCACATAAACATTATCGGCAACGAAAACTTCAGTGATGAGGAATTGCTGGACCTTTTCGAGCTGAGAACCAGCAGCTTGTGGAATTCCATTACCAATGCCGACAAATACGCGCGGGAACGACTCAGTGGTGATCTGGAGTCTCTGAGATCATTTTACCTGGACCGTGGTTATCTGGACTTCAACGTGGAATCCAGTCAGGTATCGATTTCACCGGACAAGCAGCAGGTCTTCATAGCGATTGCGCTGAATGAAGGTGCCCAGTATACGGTGTCGGACGTGCAGCTTCGGGGTGAACTGATTGTCGATGAAGAGGAGCTTCGCGAGCTCATCAACATCGAAGAAGGCGACATTTTCTCCCGCTCCACCATGACGGCCGTCTCCGAGCGCTTGTCCCGTCGCCTGGGTCGTGAAGGATACGCCTTCGCTAACGTTAATGCCGTTCCTGAGCCCGCCGCTGACAACACCGCCTCAGTGACTTTCTATGTGGAACCCGGCAAACGTGCTTATGTCCGACGGGTTAACTTCGAAGGTAACGTATCGACCCGCGACGAGGTTCTGCGCCAGGAAATGACGCAGATGGAAGGCGGTGTGGCGTCTACCGACCGTATCGAGTATTCCAAGACAAAACTGGAGCGGCTGGGCTTTTTCCAGACGGTGGACGTTGAGACCACCCCGGTTCCCGGTACCGATGACATGGTGGATGTAAACTATTCCGTCGTCGAGCAGCCTACAGGTAGCCTGTCTGCTTCGGTGGGCTTTTCTCAGGCCTCCGGTGTGATACTGGGCGCCAACGTGTCGGAAAATAACTTCTTTGGCAGTGGCAAGCGGGTGTCCTTCGGGGTCAATGTCAGTGACTCCATCAAGAGTGCAAACTTCTCCTATTCCGATCCTTACTACACGGTGGATGGCGTTAGCCGGGGTTTCAGTGTGTTTGCCAGGGAAACGGACTTTGAAGAGCAGGATATTTCTTCCTACCTGCTGGATGAATATGGTGGCCGGCTGAGCTTTGGATATCCGACTGACAGCATAACCCGTCTCAATTTTGGCGCTGGCTACACCTTGTCCAAAATCAAGAAGGGGGTATTCACCTCACAGGAAGTCCGGGATTTCATTGAAGGGGAAGGAAACGATTTCCATAATTACTTCCTCTTTGGTTCCTGGCGCCGCAGCACCCTGAATCGTGGCGTATTGCCCACCGATGGCTACAGTCACTCACTGTCAGCCGACGTGGCGGTTCCCGGAAGTGATTTAACCTTCTACAAGTTAAGCCATAAAACCGATTTCTATCAGCCGTTGAATGAAAATCAGACCTGGATTCTTCGGGGACGCACAGAGCTGGGTTATGGTGATGGCTACGATGGCCGTGATGTGATGCCGTTCTATGAGCATTTCTACGCCGGTGGCTATGGTTCGGTTCGCGGGTACGAAGCGAACTCCCTTGGACCGCTGGCGACAAACAGCACCAATGACCTGTCAGACCCTGATCCGTTTGGTGGTAGTGTCTTGACAGAAGGCAGTCTCGAATTGATCTTCCCGACGCCGTTTGCGGGGGATAGCCGTTCCATGCGTACGGCATTCTTTGTGGACGCTGGCCAGGTGTTTGATCCGGACAGGGATTTTGACCCCGCTGCAGATGAGTTGAGGTTGTCAGCGGGTGTCGGGTTCCAGTGGATCACCGCTGTTGGTCCGTTAGCCTTCAGTCTGGCCAAGCCGCTGAACGATAAGAGTGGTGACGAGACACAGGTCTTCCAGTTCTCACTGGGGCAGACCTTCTGATCAGTGGACGATGTAAAAAATAAAGACACAGAGGAGAAATACCATGTTCCGATTAGCAGCAATGGCCGCCATGCTGGCGGTGGTTGTGTCTTTCCCGGCAGCGGCAGAGACCCGCATAGGCGTCGTTGATCTTCGCCAGGCTTTGTTTTCTTCCAACGAAGCGAAAGCCTTCAGTGAGACACTGCAGCGGGACTTTTCCGACGATGAGGCGGAGGTTCGCCGTGCCCAGGAGGAGGCGAGGAAGCTCAAGGAGCGCCTCGAAAAAGATGGCGCGATGATGAATGAATCCGAGCGCAACAAGCTGGCAACGGAATTCCAGGAAAAGGTAAAAGAGTTCAATTTCCTGAAGCAGCGCCTTGATTCCACGGTTGCAAGCCGTAAACAGTCCTTCCTCGAGAACGCCCGCCCTGATGTGGATGCCGCGGTTCAGGAGCTTCTTGAAGAGCAC
Proteins encoded in this region:
- the frr gene encoding ribosome recycling factor; translated protein: MINDIKSEAEKKMKKSIDALHSAFNKIRTGRAHPAILDSVMVNYYGQETPLKQVASVNVEDNRTLTVSPWEKNLVPAIEKAIMTSDLGLNPATSGDIIRVPMPMLTEETRKEMVKQAKADAEHGRVSIRNARRDANSMLKDLLKEKEINEDEERKGEEEIQKLTDRYIADVEKMLKAKEEDLMAV
- the uppS gene encoding polyprenyl diphosphate synthase codes for the protein MTETVSAEIPVSADGRPRHVAIIMDGNNRWAKERQLKGVAGHKAGVNAVKSVVETCAREGVEVLTLFAFSSENWRRPKDEVSALMRLFLFALEREVKKLHRNNIRLRIIGDRTAFSPALQEHMEKAEELTRHNTLMTLVIAANYGGHWDITQATRQVAEKVRAGELEPSDVTDGLIQQHLSIGDLPMPDLMIRTAGEQRISNFMLWHLAYTELYFSPVYWPDFLEDEMKEALKAYAGRQRRFGQTDDQIASRQPEQ
- a CDS encoding phosphatidate cytidylyltransferase, yielding MLKTRIITALILAPIAIGGIFFLPPLGFALFTGAIITIGAWEWANMSGVTAPVARVAYAGVVAAVLYALLDVPAVAVLWLAVIWWVVCFLMVRSYPKGADHWGALPVRAIMGLLVLVPAWVGLNHLRTGTFQFGDVANNLLVILYVFCVVWVADIGAYFAGRAFGKAKLAPRVSPGKSWAGVWGGLAAVAVFAVIVSQLASASVDQTVLLVIASLVTGLVSVLGDLLESMLKRFRGIKDSSQLLPGHGGIMDRIDSLTAAIPVFALIITQLGWLAAGNW
- the ispC gene encoding 1-deoxy-D-xylulose-5-phosphate reductoisomerase, whose translation is MRHITILGATGSIGLSTLDVIRRHPERFRVHALTASTRVEDMAILCREFQPAYAVMADADAANQLADAIPELPTTVLSGESGLCQVASSSEVDTVMAAIVGAAGLPPTLSAVRSGKRVLLANKEALVMSGRLFMDAVAESGAELLPIDSEHNAIFQCMPADRIRDPEGAGITRILLTASGGPFREHSEEDLKRVSPAQACAHPNWSMGQKISVDSATLMNKGLELIEACWLFNTDPSRIEVHVHPESIIHSMVEYADGSVLAQLGSPDMRTPIANGLAWPERIDAGVAPLDLFSIGRFHFERPDMQRFPCLRLAAEAFQSGGTAPAVLNAANEEAVAAFLAGALCFTDIPVIIERTLTATEVVSADSFETIFAKDAEARRFAREQIRLLTV
- the rseP gene encoding RIP metalloprotease RseP, coding for MQLVQTVLALALTLGILVTLHEYGHFWVARRCGVKVLRFSVGFGKPMFSWYDRHGTEFAIAAIPLGGYVKMLDEREGPVPEELRDQEFTSKPPSRRIAIAAAGPVANFLFAIAAYWLLSVVGFTTVAPIVGDVKPDSVAERMGLVEGMEIHEVDGRRVTSWRDINMRLLERAGEHGDVVLTVSDSGSRGELSTSLDGWRLNDDNPNPLGEFGIQPWRPAIPAVLDEISQGGAAEAAGLQSGDRVVAVDGEPVEDWFALVDIIQSSPASALVVTVEREGKRLDLRVTPELKTTDSGEEIGFVGAGVAQVSWPDEVLRDVRFGPLAAVPNAIGETWADTRLTLVAIKKMVTGLLSPTNLSGPITIARVAEASVSSGFEDFIRFLAYLSVSLGVLNLLPIPILDGGHIVYYTIEAIRRKPLSEQVQALGLRIGMVLILTLMVFALYNDLMRL
- the bamA gene encoding outer membrane protein assembly factor BamA, with protein sequence MRRSLLGVAIGLAIAGTGMSAAHADEFTVSDIEVEGLQRVSAGTVFSSFPVDIGEPVDEAELAGAIKDLFRTGLFTDIEASRDGGVLILTVRERPSITSIEIEGNKNIETDMLMDALSGAGLEEGQVFRRATLERLELEILRSYISQGRYNARVKATAEELPRNRVAIRLEINEGDVAAIQHINIIGNENFSDEELLDLFELRTSSLWNSITNADKYARERLSGDLESLRSFYLDRGYLDFNVESSQVSISPDKQQVFIAIALNEGAQYTVSDVQLRGELIVDEEELRELINIEEGDIFSRSTMTAVSERLSRRLGREGYAFANVNAVPEPAADNTASVTFYVEPGKRAYVRRVNFEGNVSTRDEVLRQEMTQMEGGVASTDRIEYSKTKLERLGFFQTVDVETTPVPGTDDMVDVNYSVVEQPTGSLSASVGFSQASGVILGANVSENNFFGSGKRVSFGVNVSDSIKSANFSYSDPYYTVDGVSRGFSVFARETDFEEQDISSYLLDEYGGRLSFGYPTDSITRLNFGAGYTLSKIKKGVFTSQEVRDFIEGEGNDFHNYFLFGSWRRSTLNRGVLPTDGYSHSLSADVAVPGSDLTFYKLSHKTDFYQPLNENQTWILRGRTELGYGDGYDGRDVMPFYEHFYAGGYGSVRGYEANSLGPLATNSTNDLSDPDPFGGSVLTEGSLELIFPTPFAGDSRSMRTAFFVDAGQVFDPDRDFDPAADELRLSAGVGFQWITAVGPLAFSLAKPLNDKSGDETQVFQFSLGQTF
- a CDS encoding OmpH family outer membrane protein, which encodes MFRLAAMAAMLAVVVSFPAAAETRIGVVDLRQALFSSNEAKAFSETLQRDFSDDEAEVRRAQEEARKLKERLEKDGAMMNESERNKLATEFQEKVKEFNFLKQRLDSTVASRKQSFLENARPDVDAAVQELLEEHDLDLILPSEAVVYVKPEMNLTDELLDKLNR